In Lepisosteus oculatus isolate fLepOcu1 chromosome 15, fLepOcu1.hap2, whole genome shotgun sequence, one genomic interval encodes:
- the LOC102686087 gene encoding serine protease 23, with product MEALPTLLLLLGSVQGAYHYSPFWKPSWPRAKLPVVLPQLTEDLGAPKFNADAKLEVLSPCGPECHKQAPIPSYEDLKEFLSYETLYFNGSLTETKVGIYGFHLADLAGPQGARGRSRAKRQIYGHDSRFSIFGKNFLLNYPFSTSVKISTGCTGTLVAEKHVLTAAHCIHDGKSYVKGAQKLKVGFLKPRQKETAESNKTGSDVPEKMKFQWIRVKRTHVPKGWIKGNANDIGMDYDYALLELKKTHKRRYMKIGVSPSARELPGRRIHFSGFDNDRPGNLVYRFCEVRDETYDLLYQHCDAQPGASGSGVYVRMWNRQHRRWERKIIGIFSGHQWVDRNGSPQEFNVAVRITPLKYAQICYWIKGNYVDCRDG from the coding sequence ATGGAAGCTTTACCtactctcctcctcctgctgggtTCGGTCCAAGGTGCTTATCACTACAGCCCCTTCTGGAAGCCCTCTTGGCCCAGGGCAAAGCTGCCAGTGGTCCTGCCCCAGCTGACAGAGGACTTGGGAGCTCCAAAGTTCAACGCAGACGCCAAGCTCGAGGTGCTGTCACCCTGTGGGCCAGAGTGTCACAAGCAGGCTCCAATACCAAGTTATGAGGATCTGAAAGAGTTCCTCTCATATGAAACTCTCTACTTCAATGGGAGCCTGACTGAGACCAAAGTGGGCATCTATGGCTTTCACCTGGCTGACCTGGCAGGGCCCCAGGGAGCCAGGGGGCGATCAAGGGCCAAGAGGCAGATCTATGGTCACGACAGCCGGTTCAGCATTTTCGGGAAGAACTTTTTGTTGAATTACCCTTTCTCCACGTCGGTCAAGATCTCCACCGGTTGTACGGGGACGCTGGTGGCGGAGAAACACGTGCTGACGGCTGCCCACTGCATTCACGACGGGAAGAGCTACGTGAAGGGTGCGCAGAAACTCAAGGTTGGCTTCCTGAAGCCCAGACAGAAAGAGACAGCAGAATCGAACAAGACCGGCTCTGACGTGCCAGAAAAAATGAAGTTCCAATGGATTCGGGTCAAACGCACTCATGTTCCCAAGGGCTGGATCAAGGGGAACGCCAACGACATCGGCATGGATTATGACTACGCCCTCCTGGAACTCAAGAAGACCCACAAGCGCCGCTATATGAAGATTGGAGTGAGCCCCTCCGCCAGGGAGCTGCCAGGCCGCAGGATCCATTTCTCCGGCTTTGACAACGACCGCCCAGGCAATCTGGTGTACCGGTTCTGCGAGGTGAGAGACGAGACGTACGACCTCCTGTACCAGCACTGCGACGCCCAGCCCGGGGCCAGCGGCTCGGGGGTCTACGTGCGCATGTGGAACAGGCAGCATCGCCGCTGGGAGCGCAAAATCATCGGCATCTTCTCGGGCCACCAGTGGGTGGACCGCAACGGCTCGCCGCAGGAGTTTAACGTGGCTGTGCGCATCACCCCCCTGAAGTACGCCCAGATCTGCTACTGGATTAAGGGGAACTACGTAGATTGTCGAGACGGGTAG